The Fibrobacter sp. UWT2 genome includes a window with the following:
- a CDS encoding NAD(P)H-binding protein — MKVAVLGSTGLVGKNVLKLLARLPQVVRVFCPVRSIPDLKDLGILEGAFKIDFKQVDFEQDNDAMRLFFYAGFTGCDAVVCCLGTTRKQAGGKAAQEKIDLRLPLKLAAIAKKAGVKNFLCVSAMGADSHSPYFYNRLKGQLEEGLDMMGFETLTLVRPSLLLGKHKDKRFGEDLLQKIFGAHPEWLPAYVRPVHAETVAAHLVTSVLKPPKDHVCATDGKMGKRIIYNRVLAQTKVDNLF, encoded by the coding sequence ATGAAAGTTGCTGTTCTGGGTTCGACAGGACTTGTCGGCAAGAATGTCTTGAAATTGCTCGCACGCCTCCCGCAGGTGGTGCGAGTTTTTTGTCCCGTCCGTAGCATTCCCGATTTAAAGGATTTAGGGATTCTCGAAGGTGCTTTCAAAATCGACTTCAAGCAAGTGGATTTTGAACAGGACAACGATGCCATGCGTTTGTTTTTCTATGCGGGTTTTACCGGATGCGATGCAGTGGTGTGTTGCCTGGGTACCACCAGAAAACAGGCGGGGGGCAAGGCCGCTCAGGAAAAGATAGACTTGAGGCTTCCTCTCAAGCTGGCAGCCATTGCCAAAAAGGCGGGCGTGAAAAATTTCTTATGCGTGAGTGCCATGGGCGCCGACTCTCATTCGCCGTACTTCTATAATCGTCTCAAGGGGCAGCTGGAAGAAGGCCTTGACATGATGGGCTTTGAAACGCTTACGCTTGTGCGGCCTTCGCTGTTACTCGGAAAGCATAAAGACAAACGATTTGGTGAAGATCTGTTGCAAAAGATTTTTGGCGCGCATCCGGAATGGCTTCCGGCGTATGTGCGCCCAGTGCATGCTGAAACGGTTGCTGCCCATTTGGTGACTTCCGTTTTGAAACCGCCTAAAGATCACGTGTGCGCGACGGATGGAAAAATGGGCAAGCGGATTATCTATAATCGCGTGCTTGCCCAGACGAAAGTCGATAATTTGTTTTAG
- a CDS encoding NAD(P)/FAD-dependent oxidoreductase, with protein sequence MLNSEYDVVVIGAGPGGSVAARNLARAGHKVLLLEKRERIGFPVRCGEASTTLADLQTYGPIDDSCIESIINGLYIYGPAGVNIEVPKPGTGIMLNREIFDPWLAKLAADDGAQVETCARAEFVGAVEGGKRMVRVVLGKGDGCGSVTETATQEIFAKMVIAADGVESRIGRMVGLKSAQNPRETCTGVDIQVQGLLTKPDYLTFWQGHDFINDGYIWSFPKQKSNVTNFGAGFLAAGKHSGNILEVTMEWLEKLFPGAKINHTVGGMVPVSSTLKDYTLDHFALVGDAAHHTNPLTGGGIAAAMRAGRFCAEYVDQGLKADNLSKAFLKQYETRCYNYFGKMHDFEYKFRRFLLAINREDQIGLYKVLQGFALSGYKKSAFLKTPVQTAKYLYKFWKFK encoded by the coding sequence ATGCTTAATTCCGAATACGATGTCGTGGTCATTGGCGCAGGGCCCGGCGGTTCTGTAGCCGCAAGAAACTTAGCACGTGCAGGGCACAAGGTGCTGCTCCTCGAAAAGCGCGAACGCATCGGGTTCCCGGTGCGCTGCGGCGAAGCAAGCACGACGCTCGCCGACTTGCAGACTTACGGTCCTATTGACGACAGCTGCATCGAAAGCATTATCAACGGGCTCTACATTTATGGCCCCGCCGGCGTGAACATCGAAGTTCCCAAGCCGGGAACCGGCATCATGCTGAACCGCGAAATTTTTGACCCGTGGCTTGCAAAGCTGGCGGCCGATGACGGCGCCCAGGTAGAGACATGTGCCCGAGCCGAATTCGTGGGTGCCGTGGAAGGCGGCAAGCGCATGGTCCGCGTCGTGCTGGGCAAAGGCGACGGATGCGGTTCCGTCACCGAAACTGCCACGCAGGAAATTTTTGCAAAAATGGTCATCGCTGCCGACGGTGTAGAAAGCCGCATCGGTCGCATGGTGGGACTCAAGTCCGCACAGAATCCGCGCGAAACTTGCACGGGTGTCGACATCCAGGTCCAGGGGCTTTTGACGAAGCCCGACTACTTGACCTTCTGGCAAGGCCACGACTTTATCAACGATGGCTACATCTGGAGTTTCCCGAAGCAAAAGTCGAACGTGACGAACTTCGGCGCAGGTTTCCTCGCCGCAGGCAAGCACAGCGGAAACATTCTCGAAGTCACCATGGAATGGCTCGAAAAGCTTTTCCCCGGTGCAAAAATCAACCATACCGTCGGTGGAATGGTTCCGGTTTCCAGCACCCTCAAGGACTACACGCTCGACCACTTCGCCCTGGTGGGCGACGCCGCCCACCACACCAACCCGCTTACGGGTGGTGGCATCGCTGCCGCGATGCGCGCCGGTCGATTCTGCGCCGAATACGTAGACCAAGGTCTCAAGGCAGACAATCTTTCGAAGGCATTCCTGAAGCAGTACGAAACTCGCTGCTACAATTACTTCGGCAAGATGCACGACTTCGAATACAAGTTCCGCAGATTCCTGCTGGCCATCAACCGCGAAGATCAAATCGGACTTTACAAGGTGCTGCAAGGATTCGCCCTTAGCGGATACAAGAAGAGCGCCTTCTTGAAGACGCCCGTTCAAACGGCAAAGTACCTGTACAAGTTCTGGAAATTCAAATAG
- a CDS encoding glycoside hydrolase family 11 protein, translated as MRKILYFGLIAACSLTANAFAQDFCQTATHSGESVEYSTNKVGSFDNGIGYELWNEGGNGGSATFYDDGSFNCKMTGAKDYLCRAGLSFNSDKTHEEIGHMKADFKLVKGNLSGIDYSYIGIYGWTREPLVEWYIVDNTGSQYMPGDWVAQGSSAKNHGVFEIDGAQYTVYEGDRTSYSIDGDNKYFKQYFSVRKSKRDCGTIDITAHFKKWEELGMKMGKMHEAKILGEAGSTSGANAKGEYDFPYAKVYIEGAEPSSSSAEPESSSSTEAIKGIRSMTVGTNTSYVFDAQGKYLGSFEAADAESLNAAIKAKYNSGVYMVKQGGAVRSISVK; from the coding sequence ATGAGAAAAATCCTCTATTTCGGCTTAATCGCCGCTTGTTCCCTGACTGCAAATGCATTTGCTCAGGATTTCTGTCAAACAGCCACTCATAGCGGTGAAAGTGTAGAATATTCCACAAATAAGGTGGGGTCGTTTGACAACGGGATTGGCTATGAACTCTGGAACGAAGGTGGTAACGGTGGTTCCGCAACGTTCTATGATGACGGTTCCTTCAATTGTAAGATGACTGGCGCCAAGGACTATCTGTGCCGTGCCGGTCTTTCTTTCAATAGCGATAAGACCCACGAAGAAATCGGTCACATGAAGGCTGATTTCAAGTTGGTCAAGGGTAATCTTTCTGGAATCGATTATTCCTACATCGGCATTTACGGTTGGACCCGTGAACCCTTGGTGGAATGGTACATTGTGGATAACACCGGTAGCCAGTATATGCCGGGCGACTGGGTTGCTCAGGGCTCTTCTGCAAAGAATCATGGCGTGTTTGAAATCGATGGCGCTCAGTATACGGTTTACGAAGGTGACCGTACCTCTTATTCCATCGATGGAGACAATAAATACTTCAAACAGTATTTTAGCGTGCGTAAGAGTAAGCGCGATTGCGGTACCATTGACATTACCGCCCACTTCAAGAAGTGGGAAGAACTCGGCATGAAGATGGGTAAGATGCACGAAGCCAAAATTCTTGGCGAAGCCGGAAGCACTTCGGGTGCAAACGCCAAGGGTGAGTACGACTTCCCGTATGCCAAGGTCTATATTGAAGGTGCGGAACCGTCCAGCTCTTCTGCTGAACCTGAATCCAGTAGCTCGACTGAAGCTATCAAGGGCATTCGTTCTATGACTGTTGGCACCAATACATCGTATGTGTTTGATGCTCAGGGCAAGTACCTCGGTTCTTTTGAAGCTGCTGATGCAGAATCTCTGAATGCAGCTATCAAGGCCAAGTACAATTCCGGCGTTTACATGGTGAAGCAGGGCGGCGCTGTCCGCAGCATCTCGGTGAAGTAA
- a CDS encoding NADH-quinone oxidoreductase subunit D produces the protein MIVLDPNGEKMNLMALNVGPTHPATHHCVRLLAALDGETIVAGVHEIGFMHRGFEKMVERGTWQQVIPYTDRLNYCSAMMNNIAFCRAVENMYGIEIPERTKVLRVIVNELSRINDHFICVAAAFQDLGGTTPFMYAFNPREEIMLIWEKLTGARLTNSFARIGGLYRDSYNGFEDDVLAACKSVEKALKDLHACLDRNRIFLDRTVGVGKISAERAISYGWTGPCLRATGVESDLRKDEPYYDYETYDWEVVVGTQGDANDRLQVRLAEIEESVKIVRQALKRLAPGPVDIVDPRIRVPAHKLAYQDMEALIGRFKSVYEGIRVPEGEYYCASECANGELGFTIVSDGSGHPYRIKVRSPSFAHVSAFNELVEGLTLADSMATLPGLNMIAGELDR, from the coding sequence ATGATCGTACTTGACCCGAATGGCGAAAAGATGAACCTGATGGCCCTGAACGTGGGCCCGACGCATCCGGCGACCCACCACTGCGTGCGCTTGCTGGCTGCTCTCGATGGCGAAACCATCGTGGCTGGTGTTCATGAAATCGGTTTTATGCACCGCGGCTTTGAAAAGATGGTCGAACGCGGCACCTGGCAGCAGGTGATTCCGTACACCGACCGCTTGAACTACTGCTCTGCAATGATGAACAACATTGCATTCTGCCGCGCAGTCGAAAATATGTACGGTATCGAAATCCCGGAACGCACCAAGGTGCTCCGCGTGATTGTGAACGAACTTTCCCGCATTAACGACCACTTTATTTGCGTGGCTGCCGCATTCCAGGACTTGGGCGGTACGACTCCGTTCATGTACGCCTTTAACCCGCGTGAAGAAATCATGCTGATTTGGGAAAAGCTCACGGGCGCTCGCCTGACGAATAGCTTTGCCCGCATTGGCGGCCTCTACCGCGATAGCTACAACGGCTTTGAAGACGACGTTCTCGCTGCTTGCAAGTCGGTGGAAAAGGCCCTTAAGGATCTGCACGCTTGCTTGGACCGCAACCGTATCTTCCTCGACCGTACCGTGGGTGTCGGCAAGATTTCTGCCGAACGCGCTATCAGCTACGGCTGGACCGGTCCGTGTCTCCGTGCCACGGGCGTCGAAAGCGACCTCCGCAAGGATGAACCTTACTACGACTACGAAACCTACGACTGGGAAGTCGTGGTCGGCACGCAGGGTGACGCCAACGACCGTCTGCAGGTGCGTCTTGCTGAAATTGAAGAATCTGTGAAGATTGTGCGCCAGGCCCTGAAGCGTCTCGCTCCGGGCCCGGTCGACATCGTCGACCCGCGCATCCGCGTGCCCGCGCACAAGCTTGCCTACCAGGATATGGAAGCCCTTATCGGCCGCTTCAAGAGCGTGTACGAAGGCATCCGCGTGCCCGAAGGCGAATACTACTGCGCAAGCGAATGCGCGAACGGCGAACTCGGCTTCACCATCGTCTCTGATGGTTCTGGCCACCCGTACCGCATCAAGGTGCGTTCACCTTCGTTTGCCCACGTTTCTGCGTTTAACGAACTCGTCGAAGGCCTGACTCTTGCCGACTCGATGGCAACTCTGCCTGGCCTCAACATGATTGCTGGAGAACTTGACCGATGA
- a CDS encoding glycogen/starch/alpha-glucan phosphorylase: MAKTFKKAEEVTVLGNDAESFRKAFTDHIHHTLARNSATVTDHEKFLAVAYAVRDRLVDRWIKTQETYYQKDVKRVYYLSLEFLIGRTLGNSVLNLDVESAVTEALDELGMTLEELREQEVDAGLGNGGLGRLAACFLDSMATLELPATGMGIRYEYGMFSQKIVNGEQEEQPDNWLRLTNPWEIARPSNEVKVPMYGYVVSWMDEKGKLRNRWETKDYVLALPYDTPIPGYKNNTVNNLRLWSAKSTDDFGLSYFNNGDYIAAVQDMELSETISKVLYPNDASMNGKELRLKQQYFLCSASLQDIIRRFKKLHEGEWKVFPEKVAIQLNDTHPAISIAEMMRILLDEENLEWDDAWEIVTHTFAYTNHTLMPEALEKWPVSLFEKLLPRHLQIIYEINARFLRQVSLKWPGDNARLARMSLIEEGGCKMVRMAYLSIVGSFAVNGVAALHSDLLKTTLFKDFYELWPEKFNNKTNGVTPRRWVRKANPAMSELITSKIGEGWVKDLDELKKLEKFAKDAKFQKEFMAVKKQNKERLAKYLKATQGVDVDVNTFFDVQVKRIHEYKRQLLNILHAIHLYIQLKDGKEIMPRTIMIGGKAAPGYWMAKQIIRLANAVAAIIDADPVCKGKLKMVFLENYRVSFAEKIIPAADLSEQISTAGTEASGTGNMKFALNGALTIGTLDGANVEMKEEVGDDNIFIFGLTVEEVTDLLAKGYRPRDFYEHDDDLRRVIDLIASGFFSPDRPDLFKHIAEKLLTNDTYLLCADFRSYIDMQKKVAEEYLDKKTWAEKAILNVARMGKFSSDRTIKQYAEEIWNAKGCSIKL; the protein is encoded by the coding sequence ATGGCAAAAACATTCAAAAAAGCTGAAGAAGTGACCGTGCTCGGAAACGATGCCGAATCTTTCCGCAAAGCATTCACCGACCACATTCATCATACGCTCGCCCGTAACAGCGCGACCGTGACGGACCACGAAAAGTTCCTGGCCGTCGCTTACGCCGTACGCGACCGCTTGGTTGACCGCTGGATCAAAACCCAGGAAACCTACTACCAGAAAGACGTGAAGCGCGTCTACTATCTGTCCCTCGAATTTTTGATTGGCCGTACCCTCGGCAACTCCGTGCTGAACCTCGACGTCGAAAGCGCCGTGACCGAAGCTCTTGACGAACTCGGCATGACTCTCGAAGAACTCCGCGAACAGGAAGTCGACGCCGGTCTCGGTAACGGTGGCCTCGGCCGCTTGGCCGCTTGCTTCCTCGACTCCATGGCAACGCTCGAACTCCCGGCTACCGGTATGGGCATCCGCTATGAATACGGTATGTTCAGCCAGAAAATCGTGAACGGCGAACAGGAAGAACAGCCGGATAACTGGCTGCGTCTCACCAACCCGTGGGAAATCGCCCGTCCGTCGAACGAAGTCAAGGTGCCCATGTACGGCTACGTGGTCAGCTGGATGGACGAAAAGGGCAAGCTCCGCAACCGTTGGGAAACCAAGGACTACGTGCTCGCTCTCCCCTACGACACTCCGATTCCGGGTTACAAGAACAACACCGTGAACAACCTGCGCCTCTGGAGCGCCAAGTCCACCGACGACTTCGGCCTCAGCTACTTCAACAACGGTGACTACATCGCCGCTGTGCAGGACATGGAACTTTCCGAAACCATTTCCAAAGTGCTCTACCCGAACGACGCTTCCATGAACGGTAAGGAACTGCGCCTCAAGCAGCAGTACTTCCTCTGCTCTGCATCTCTGCAGGACATCATCCGCCGCTTCAAGAAGCTCCATGAAGGCGAATGGAAGGTGTTCCCCGAAAAGGTCGCCATCCAGTTGAACGACACGCACCCGGCTATCTCTATCGCCGAAATGATGCGTATCCTCCTCGACGAAGAAAACTTGGAATGGGACGATGCATGGGAAATCGTGACGCACACGTTCGCCTACACGAACCACACCTTGATGCCCGAAGCTCTTGAAAAGTGGCCGGTCAGCCTCTTCGAAAAGCTCCTGCCGCGTCACCTCCAGATTATTTACGAAATCAACGCACGCTTCCTCCGTCAGGTGTCCCTCAAGTGGCCCGGCGACAACGCTCGCCTCGCCCGCATGAGCCTCATCGAAGAAGGCGGCTGCAAGATGGTTCGCATGGCTTACCTCTCCATCGTGGGTTCGTTCGCCGTGAACGGTGTGGCAGCACTCCACTCCGACCTCCTGAAGACAACGCTCTTCAAGGACTTCTACGAACTGTGGCCTGAAAAGTTCAACAACAAGACGAACGGCGTGACGCCGCGTCGCTGGGTCCGCAAGGCTAACCCGGCAATGTCTGAACTCATCACCTCCAAGATCGGCGAAGGCTGGGTCAAGGATCTCGATGAACTCAAGAAGCTCGAAAAGTTTGCAAAGGACGCCAAGTTCCAGAAGGAATTCATGGCTGTCAAGAAGCAGAATAAGGAACGCCTCGCCAAGTACCTCAAGGCAACGCAGGGCGTCGATGTCGATGTGAACACGTTCTTCGACGTGCAGGTCAAGCGTATCCACGAATACAAGCGCCAGCTCTTGAACATTCTGCACGCCATTCACCTGTACATCCAGCTGAAGGACGGCAAGGAAATCATGCCGCGTACCATCATGATCGGTGGTAAGGCCGCTCCGGGTTACTGGATGGCAAAGCAGATCATCCGCCTCGCTAACGCCGTGGCCGCAATCATCGACGCCGACCCGGTTTGCAAGGGCAAGCTCAAGATGGTGTTCCTCGAAAACTACCGCGTGTCTTTCGCCGAAAAGATCATTCCGGCCGCAGACCTCTCCGAACAGATTTCGACCGCAGGCACCGAAGCCTCTGGTACCGGCAACATGAAGTTCGCCTTGAACGGCGCACTCACCATCGGTACGCTCGACGGCGCTAACGTCGAAATGAAGGAAGAAGTCGGCGACGACAACATCTTCATCTTCGGCCTCACCGTGGAAGAAGTCACCGACCTGCTCGCCAAGGGCTACCGTCCTCGCGACTTCTACGAACACGACGACGATCTGCGCCGCGTGATCGACCTGATTGCTTCTGGCTTCTTCAGCCCGGATCGTCCGGACCTGTTCAAGCACATTGCCGAAAAGCTCCTCACCAACGACACCTACTTGCTCTGCGCAGACTTCCGCAGCTACATTGACATGCAGAAGAAGGTCGCCGAGGAATACTTGGACAAGAAGACTTGGGCAGAAAAGGCCATCCTCAACGTCGCTCGCATGGGCAAGTTCAGTTCCGACCGTACCATCAAGCAGTACGCCGAAGAAATCTGGAACGCCAAGGGCTGCAGCATCAAGCTGTAG
- a CDS encoding 4Fe-4S binding protein, whose translation MKKLVHDRKVCLACAGCVGICPQMALDMYGLDLQIDPEKCIKCGICVKACPVGALKIEEAGNA comes from the coding sequence ATGAAGAAGCTTGTTCACGACAGAAAAGTATGTCTCGCCTGTGCGGGCTGTGTGGGCATTTGTCCCCAGATGGCCCTGGACATGTACGGACTCGACTTGCAGATTGACCCCGAAAAATGCATCAAGTGCGGCATTTGCGTCAAGGCGTGCCCTGTAGGTGCGCTAAAGATCGAGGAGGCTGGCAATGCTTAA
- the ybaK gene encoding Cys-tRNA(Pro) deacylase codes for MEIKKTNAARILDRQKIPYELIPYKVDENDLGAQHVADSLGEDINQVFKTILVHGDKIGYLVCVVPGNLEVDLKGAAKVSGNKKIDTVPLKDLTPLTGYIRGGCSPLGLKKNFPIFIHETAMQFPYIYVSAGERGLQLKVAPADLVKATRATVGVIARVPPEAPQD; via the coding sequence ATGGAAATCAAGAAGACGAATGCGGCAAGAATTCTAGACCGCCAGAAAATTCCTTACGAGCTCATCCCCTACAAGGTTGACGAAAACGACCTGGGCGCGCAACATGTGGCCGACAGCCTCGGCGAAGACATCAATCAAGTTTTCAAGACGATCCTCGTTCACGGCGACAAGATTGGCTACCTCGTGTGCGTGGTGCCGGGCAATCTTGAAGTCGACTTGAAGGGCGCCGCCAAGGTGAGCGGCAACAAGAAGATCGACACCGTTCCGCTTAAAGATTTGACGCCACTGACCGGCTACATTCGCGGCGGTTGCAGTCCGCTTGGACTCAAGAAGAACTTCCCGATTTTCATTCACGAAACCGCGATGCAGTTCCCTTACATTTACGTGAGCGCAGGCGAACGCGGCTTACAGCTGAAGGTCGCTCCAGCCGACTTGGTGAAAGCCACCCGTGCCACCGTGGGTGTCATCGCACGAGTTCCGCCTGAAGCACCTCAAGACTAA
- a CDS encoding bifunctional diguanylate cyclase/phosphodiesterase, producing the protein MDIPLYNDIYLDFRSKLLGPVFSTDEIFALMSRHLPLLAKSANIGLIHCNFYAPVSQFAPNGISGEFTAFHDKEKLPNLPATPDFSETMTTGEQGSFTFQAHPIEGHSFTENERKFVQLLSWDFFILTGRARLMGNTRKVAIFDGMTGAYNQAGIFAFTQQFIRENLKDYTAFFINLKNFKYINKSMGNQMGDLALRTFVKQILLFLDKTELIARLGGDNFFVLTKKDRQKEFIEKFRNTELSLSQGPKPVEARIQTRMGVYPIEENVIVGDALNNASTAMMAARAIKNRDVVFFTKEMQIQSIHQREISSEFHNALRNRELVVFYQPKISLTDKVINGAEALVRWIRHKTIVPPMDFIPVLEREGTICELDFYVFETACNDIHDWVKAGIEPVRISSNFSKLHLRNEDFADRILEILHKYELDGKYIEVELTEVSDFDDTVAMKKFIDIMRQNNIGVAIDDFGTGYSTLNVLKDYNVSVVKIDKSLLNNIGKANSHDEVILRNVVKMARELDKDVIAEGVETQEQADYLKGINCGSAQGFLFDKPLVRDDFQKRLTGEVAY; encoded by the coding sequence ATGGATATTCCTTTGTACAATGATATCTATCTTGATTTCAGGTCCAAGCTCTTGGGCCCGGTCTTTAGTACAGACGAAATATTCGCCCTTATGTCCAGACATCTCCCGCTTCTTGCCAAAAGCGCAAATATCGGCCTGATCCACTGCAATTTCTATGCACCGGTCAGCCAATTTGCGCCTAACGGGATTTCCGGGGAATTTACAGCTTTCCACGATAAGGAAAAATTGCCGAATTTACCGGCTACCCCCGATTTTTCCGAAACCATGACCACCGGCGAGCAGGGATCTTTCACCTTCCAGGCCCACCCTATCGAAGGCCACTCCTTTACGGAAAACGAAAGAAAGTTCGTCCAGTTGCTGAGTTGGGACTTCTTTATTCTCACTGGCCGCGCCCGTCTCATGGGCAACACCCGCAAGGTCGCCATTTTCGACGGCATGACCGGAGCCTACAACCAGGCAGGCATTTTCGCCTTTACCCAGCAGTTCATCAGAGAAAACCTCAAGGACTATACAGCCTTCTTTATTAACCTGAAGAACTTCAAGTATATTAATAAGTCTATGGGCAACCAGATGGGCGACCTCGCCCTTAGGACCTTCGTAAAGCAGATTCTCCTGTTCCTGGACAAAACCGAACTGATTGCAAGACTGGGTGGCGACAACTTCTTCGTTCTGACCAAAAAGGATCGCCAAAAAGAATTTATCGAAAAGTTCAGGAATACGGAACTGAGCTTGAGCCAGGGCCCCAAACCCGTAGAAGCCCGCATTCAGACCCGTATGGGCGTCTACCCCATCGAAGAAAACGTTATCGTAGGCGACGCCTTGAACAACGCCTCCACGGCAATGATGGCCGCAAGAGCGATCAAGAACCGCGACGTGGTGTTCTTCACCAAGGAAATGCAGATCCAGTCTATCCACCAGAGAGAAATCTCCAGCGAGTTCCACAACGCCCTCAGGAACCGCGAACTGGTGGTGTTCTACCAGCCCAAGATTAGCCTGACAGACAAAGTCATAAACGGCGCCGAAGCCCTGGTGCGCTGGATCCGTCACAAGACCATCGTGCCCCCCATGGACTTCATTCCCGTTCTGGAACGCGAAGGCACCATCTGCGAACTGGACTTTTACGTTTTCGAGACCGCCTGTAACGACATTCACGATTGGGTGAAGGCAGGAATCGAACCCGTCCGCATTTCTTCGAACTTTTCCAAGTTGCATTTGCGCAACGAAGATTTTGCGGACCGCATTCTCGAAATCCTGCACAAGTACGAACTTGACGGCAAGTACATCGAAGTGGAACTGACCGAAGTTTCCGACTTTGACGATACTGTCGCCATGAAGAAGTTCATCGATATCATGCGCCAGAACAACATCGGCGTCGCCATCGACGACTTCGGCACGGGATACTCCACCTTGAACGTGCTCAAGGACTACAACGTCAGCGTCGTCAAAATCGACAAGTCCCTCCTGAATAATATCGGCAAGGCCAATTCCCACGACGAGGTCATTCTCCGCAACGTGGTGAAAATGGCCCGCGAACTGGACAAGGACGTAATCGCCGAAGGCGTGGAAACCCAGGAACAGGCCGACTACCTCAAGGGAATCAATTGCGGAAGCGCGCAGGGATTCCTGTTTGACAAGCCCCTTGTCCGCGACGATTTCCAGAAACGCCTGACTGGCGAAGTAGCATACTAG
- a CDS encoding histidine phosphatase family protein — MKKFVARKAFPVICAAFISVVIAGCGDDSSNSAKASVDTTPVVNPTDNTTTDPATDPATDPSTNPTTDPATDPATNPDNPTTDPATDPATDPTDPATDPATNPDPAVNPDPSTDPSTTVSSFNRDPAAAGLAVTPDSTGFYDVGDVYKAVPATSKLVFVMRHAERQTSEGQESLLTEKGVEQALSVGAKLVGGDESFYYSSTDFIRTRTTAENIAKGRGETGVEVVTWDGINGGYFLKVPSDTMDAFVRNRGGSWKFISSWAYDDPNPSRFTKDKIPEYLYELMPRGDQFVNEVVLANLPNWKRVSFLISHDLLIEPLIAYASNRTVDLKFYESGKWANYLSGIAIVVDESNLVTLLPVRGIDLGYMYTEKHQATLDSLAALQNP, encoded by the coding sequence ATGAAAAAGTTTGTAGCCCGCAAGGCTTTCCCCGTGATTTGCGCAGCTTTTATTTCCGTTGTTATTGCAGGCTGCGGTGACGATTCTTCCAATTCTGCTAAGGCTTCTGTTGATACGACTCCGGTGGTAAATCCGACCGATAATACGACAACGGATCCTGCCACGGACCCGGCGACCGATCCTTCGACAAACCCCACGACGGACCCCGCTACTGATCCTGCTACCAATCCGGACAATCCGACAACCGATCCTGCCACAGACCCGGCGACCGATCCGACAGACCCGGCCACGGATCCTGCAACAAATCCTGATCCGGCTGTGAATCCGGATCCGTCTACCGATCCTTCTACAACGGTGTCCTCTTTTAATCGCGATCCGGCTGCCGCTGGTTTGGCTGTTACTCCCGATAGCACCGGCTTCTACGATGTGGGCGATGTGTACAAGGCCGTGCCTGCAACATCCAAGTTGGTATTTGTGATGCGCCATGCCGAACGCCAGACGAGCGAAGGTCAGGAATCCCTTTTGACTGAAAAGGGTGTGGAACAGGCCTTGAGCGTTGGCGCCAAGCTTGTGGGTGGTGACGAATCCTTCTATTACTCTTCGACTGATTTTATCCGTACCCGTACGACCGCAGAAAACATTGCCAAGGGCCGTGGTGAAACTGGCGTAGAAGTGGTTACTTGGGATGGAATCAACGGTGGCTACTTCTTGAAGGTTCCTTCTGATACCATGGATGCCTTTGTGAGAAACCGCGGCGGTTCCTGGAAGTTCATTTCTTCTTGGGCCTACGACGATCCGAATCCGTCTCGATTCACCAAGGACAAGATTCCGGAATACCTTTATGAACTGATGCCGCGTGGTGACCAGTTCGTCAACGAGGTCGTCCTGGCAAATCTGCCGAACTGGAAACGCGTAAGTTTCCTTATCTCTCATGACCTCTTGATTGAACCGCTGATTGCTTATGCCTCTAACAGAACGGTCGACTTGAAGTTCTATGAAAGCGGTAAATGGGCCAACTACCTGTCCGGTATCGCCATCGTGGTGGACGAGTCCAATCTCGTGACGCTCCTCCCGGTTCGTGGAATTGACTTGGGTTACATGTATACCGAAAAGCATCAGGCTACGCTTGATTCTCTCGCCGCTCTGCAGAACCCGTAG
- a CDS encoding NADH-quinone oxidoreductase subunit C, producing the protein MMESVIDILESKFGAKRDEKAKWDACVVVPKEYLHNAVEFLKNDPSMQFDMLLDLAGIDYLTYPNHEGPRFAVSYAFKCVKKPGSRVRLKVLVSEADLKVPTITDLYASANWLEREVYDQYGIVFEGHPDLRRILNHVEFVGHPLRKDYPAQKRQWLSTTDFLIPELEKRLEDKGYKVIQRSKEIMPVEEEYLEGSIRE; encoded by the coding sequence ATGATGGAATCCGTGATTGACATTCTAGAATCCAAGTTTGGCGCCAAGCGTGATGAAAAGGCCAAGTGGGATGCCTGTGTGGTGGTTCCCAAGGAATACCTGCATAATGCGGTTGAATTCTTGAAGAACGACCCGTCGATGCAGTTTGATATGCTCCTGGACTTGGCTGGTATCGACTACCTGACTTACCCGAACCATGAAGGTCCCCGTTTTGCCGTGAGTTACGCCTTTAAGTGCGTTAAGAAGCCGGGCTCTCGCGTCCGTCTTAAGGTGCTGGTCAGCGAGGCTGACCTGAAGGTTCCGACCATTACTGATTTGTATGCAAGCGCCAATTGGCTCGAACGCGAAGTCTATGACCAGTACGGTATCGTGTTTGAAGGACACCCCGACCTGCGCCGCATTCTGAACCATGTTGAATTTGTGGGTCACCCGCTCCGCAAGGATTACCCTGCCCAGAAGCGCCAGTGGCTCTCGACGACCGACTTCCTGATTCCGGAACTGGAAAAGCGCCTGGAAGACAAGGGCTACAAGGTGATCCAGCGCTCCAAGGAAATCATGCCTGTCGAAGAAGAATATCTTGAAGGGAGTATCAGAGAATGA